Proteins encoded by one window of Candidatus Scalindua japonica:
- a CDS encoding glycine betaine ABC transporter substrate-binding protein: MKTYFIILPLFVCNILSITILPLSVQSSTAEIKIGSKKFTESVILGEIVTHLIKSTGKQPVYMRELGGTRVLWNALKKGEIDIYPEYTGTISEEILAGEGVYSEEEIRQALTKHHIKMTKALGFNNTYAIGMNKEVAEELKIQKISDLRHYPDLKFGFGNEFMDRGDGWPALRKIYNLPQKNVRGLDHDLAYRGLEKGSIQAIDIYSTDARIKYYGLRLLEDDLNHFPMYNAVILYRSDLEKRAPYVVAVLKELQSKINESEMIKMNSRANLEMVSESKIASDFLLEKLSLQTEFFEESAIRRLMRHTGEHLFLVAISLSAAIIISIPLGILSAKLPKLGQIVLGIVGVIQTIPSLAILVFMIPLLGIGGPPAIMALFLYSVLPIV; encoded by the coding sequence TTGAAAACATACTTTATTATCCTACCCCTTTTTGTATGCAATATTCTCAGCATAACCATCCTTCCTCTTTCTGTACAGAGTTCCACAGCAGAGATCAAAATTGGCTCTAAAAAGTTTACTGAATCTGTAATTCTCGGTGAGATAGTAACTCATCTAATAAAGAGCACTGGCAAACAACCTGTTTATATGCGTGAACTTGGAGGTACCCGTGTACTATGGAATGCCTTAAAAAAAGGCGAGATTGATATTTATCCTGAATATACAGGCACAATCAGTGAGGAAATCCTGGCAGGTGAGGGAGTATATAGCGAAGAGGAGATTCGTCAGGCCCTGACAAAGCATCATATTAAAATGACAAAGGCGTTGGGTTTTAATAATACCTATGCAATCGGGATGAACAAGGAAGTCGCGGAAGAGCTCAAGATTCAAAAGATATCAGACCTGCGCCACTATCCTGATTTAAAATTCGGGTTTGGTAATGAATTCATGGACCGAGGAGACGGCTGGCCGGCCCTACGCAAAATTTACAATTTACCACAGAAGAATGTAAGAGGTCTGGATCATGATCTTGCCTATCGAGGTCTTGAAAAAGGTAGTATTCAGGCAATTGATATCTATTCAACCGACGCCAGGATAAAGTATTATGGGCTGCGGTTACTGGAAGACGACCTGAATCATTTTCCTATGTACAATGCTGTTATTTTGTATCGATCTGATTTAGAAAAACGTGCTCCGTATGTGGTAGCTGTTCTGAAAGAACTTCAAAGCAAAATAAATGAATCAGAAATGATCAAAATGAATTCCCGTGCCAACCTTGAAATGGTATCGGAAAGTAAGATAGCTTCCGACTTCCTTTTGGAAAAGTTATCTCTGCAAACTGAATTTTTTGAAGAATCTGCAATTCGCCGATTGATGCGCCATACAGGAGAACACCTTTTTCTGGTAGCAATCTCATTATCAGCCGCTATTATAATTTCAATACCTCTAGGTATCCTTTCCGCAAAACTACCGAAATTGGGACAGATTGTTCTGGGCATTGTTGGGGTAATCCAGACAATTCCTTCACTGGCCATTCTTGTTTTTATGATTCCATTACTGGGTATTGGTGGGCCTCCTGCTATTATGGCGCTCTTTCTCTACAGTGTCTTGCCGATTGTA